DNA sequence from the Methanocellales archaeon genome:
TTCGTGTACGGCGTTACAGGGTGCTCGCGGGTGAAAATCGAACCGAGACTGTTTATAGGGAGTATGGTTGTATATACGCATTGGATCTTCAGCGCGTGTACTTCAGCCCCCGTCTTGCCACAGAACGCGCCAGGGTCGCTGCTCTGGTTGGACCAAAAGAAACTGTCATAGACATGTTTGCAGGTGTTGGCCCCTTCTCCGTTTTAATCGCCAAGCGCGCCAAGCACGTAGTTTCGATCGACAAGAATCCAGATGCCATCCTGTTTCTGAGCAAGAACGTGGCTCTTAATTCTATAACTAACATTAGGGTCATCAGAGATGATGTGCATGAAGTCTCCTCTCACCTAAAAGGTCAAGGGGATAGGATCATCATGAACCTGCCCCATAATGCACGAGAGTACCTAGATGATGCGCTGGTCATGGCAAAACCCACGGCTACGGTCCATTATTATGATATCCAACCAGAGAATTCATTTGAGGAAGCCCTTGAAACGATCAGGGAAGCTACAACACGTAACGGTCGCAAGATCAACGTATTGGGCATAAAAAAGGTAAGGTCCTATGCCCCTAAAAGTTATAATATCTGCGTTGATTTTCAGGTGATGCAGGATCAAAATTCTTAAGTTGACGGGATACTTATCTTACAACCCAGCCGTCGTGGCTTAGTGGTAGAGCGGCCGCCTCGTAAGCGGCAGGTCGAGGGTTCAATCCCCTCCGACGGCTTATGCAAACAGATTCAAACATCGAAAGAGACCGAGCCCTCACCGATAGAATCAGAGAACGGCTTTTGCGTTTCAAAACCACTAATGAAAATGAGCCAAGACTAAAGAAGACATTCTGAACATGCTTGACGAATTAGATAGTAGGATTCACACGAACACGACGAAACAGACCCTAATGCGCCCTCTCACCTCGGTTTGGGATCAAGCGTCGTAGTGCCTATCGAAAATGGCTCTCTATCGCTGGGGACGTGGCAGGGCATCTTTTTGGTAGGAATTGGACGGTCCGAGAAAAAGGACCGTTAATATCAATATATGCAGTCAGAATTATGGGGGAAGGCTAACGTTCAAATAAAGAAAAATATTCAAATAAGTAAAGAATCATCTATATAAACAAGCGGGGGTCGCCAAGTCTGGTCAAACGAACTTTTGGCTGAGCTTGACCAAAAGTGGGACCATAGGCGGTAGGCTCAAGATCTACTCTCATAGGAGTTCGCGGGTTCAAATCCCTCCCCCCGCATCAAACTTGAGCGTTATAAGAGCAATGCCAAGAGGATTCTAAGATATATGCCTATGCCGATTAAGACGCCATGCTTGACATGCCCACTTTTGAAATTTGATAAGAAATTGATTTTCAATTCCAAGGTTGTAGTTAATTTCCATCTTGAAAGTCTATTTCAGCTTATTTAGTCTCTGAAAGTGGTCAAGAATTCTCGGATCGCTTCTAGGGTCTATGCCTTCAAAAAAATTGGGAGTAGGGTAACCTTTTTTCAGCGTTATTGTATTGTCAGTTATAACAAAAGTTTCTATAACTGTTCCCCCATAGGACATAGATGAAATCGGAGTCCAGAAGGCTCCATTATAAATCTGTTGGTTACCTAATTTAATTACAAAAGGCTCCCCATAAGTTACATTTACAACTTTTAATGCCTGTATTTTCTTAACCCCTTCTTCAGTCAGTTTGATTTCGTGGCTATTCTTGTCATACCACACAATTTCCTCATCAGATATCACCAACTCATCATTCTTTAAAAGATAAATTCCAAAAGTTGAGCCTCTCAGTTGGCTAGTATAATAATAGAATATTCCCACAACTAAAACAACTGCAACTACTAGAAGGACTAATGCGGTTCTTTTTTGCACAATATATCTCTGTTGAATATAATCTTATATTTTTGCTCTTTTTGAAGCCATTTAGGTACAGAAATTTTAGATGAATGCAAGCTTTTGCTGGGATGCTTGACGAACTTATAAGGGCACAACTTTAAACAAAAATAGTGATAATTATGGTACTTTGTGCCCATATACTATACCAAAGAAATTTATACGGGCACTTCTTTTAATAAAATCCGATGACTTTATATATTCTTGTGCCCATACAACATGCATGGTCTATCTGGAGAAGATCGAGAGGGGAAGCAAGACCTACTACTATCTCACGAAGAATTTTAGAGTTAGTGGACAAGGGTGGAAGAAACTAAGGAAGTATGTGGGTGGCAACCCCCCCTCTAAAGAGCAGACCAAGAAAGCGATTGAAGAGATTGAGGCAGATGCACTGAAAAAAGGGCTCCTGAAACCCCTCTCTAAATACGCTTACCTGAGCGATGAGGAAGCAGAGAAATTGCAGGATTTAAAAGAAGTTTTTAACGAATGGCGCGGGAAACTAAGTGCTGTTGAGAAAAGGAAATACGAAGAAGACTTTGTCGTGAGGTTTACCTATAACTCGAATGCCATTGAAGGCAACCGTTTAAGCCTTCGTGAAACGAGCATGATTTTAACCGAGAACATGATCCCTGCCGGCGTTGCTCCCAATGATTACAATGAGGCGGTCAACTCAAAACACTGCTATGAATTTATGAAAAGGTATGCTGGTGAATTCAATCAGAAGTTTTTGCTGAAGATTCATGAGCTGCTTACGAGGAACACTGACTGCGAAATTGTAGGCAGTTACAGAGATTATGAGGTCAGGATTTCAGGTTCTGAATGGATCCCTCCCACCCACAAAAAGGTCAGAGAAGAAATGAGGAAAGTTTTCCAGTGGTATTATTCCGCCAGGAAGAAACTGCACCCTGTTGAATTAGGCTCGATCCTGCACAACAAACTGGTAAGGGTCCATCCGTTTGCCGATGGGAATGGGAGGACGTCCAGAGTTGTAATGAACTGGATACTGATGAAGAACGAATTTCCGATGTTTTACATAGAGCTGAGGGACAAGATGAAATATTATGAAGCGGTCGAAGAAGGGGACAAAGGCAATGATGAGGCGATAGTGCATTATGTTGCAAGGGTGCTGATGGAGCAGCTGAGTCAAAAGGTATCGGGACCTAATTTATAAGGGACGTATATGGATGGAACTAAAAGATCGAATATCAAGCCCGGGATAAGGGTGGCAATTGTGCTTAAGAAGGATCAGCGCTCAGGAAAGCTAACCGAGGGTATAGTTAAGGACATTCTCACGAATTCCGCAAAACATCCCCATGGGATCAAAGTCCGCCTTATGTCAGGCGAAGTCGGAAGAGTGAAAGAAGTTCTACGGTAGGATATCCCGATTTTCATAATATCGATTAAAGGATAATCCGGAATTGGTTAATTCGATCTTGGCCATTTTAGCACCTTTAAAATGATAGGCACATTTAAAACTATAGGTTAAATAGTTGATTAATCAACTATATAGTTGATAAAGCGACATTTGATTAAAATGCTTAACGAAGCTGAATTAAGAATACTCTCTGCCTTCTTCCCAGAGTTTGTAGTTGATTGAATGTGATTAATTATTCACCATTAAAGCGATTTTTCCAACAGCAGGATGCCGTTTCTTTTCGTGCGTTTCATAAAGAACAATAGTAATCTCTTATTTTCTTAGCCATTAGCAATCTTCTTTCCGTTAAAAACTCATCGTAATTATCAACATCCATTGCAACAATAGTTTCAGGTATGCAATTCATCGTTAAATTTTCTTTAAGGGATTGGGAAGTACCTATACCGCCATATTTTAGCTCGCCGCCATTGCACTGTTCTCTTAACGTATCAAAATATATCTTCGGTGCTTTATTGCCTATCTGGACATTTATCTCTGATTGCATATAAACATAGTTAGCAATCTGGTTGTATTGCCATCTTTTCAATCCACTTTTCTTTAGGTAATCTCTGGGAAATACGTGATGTATGTCTCCCCTATGAGAAATTAAATCTTTCACTGTTATGTCTTTTGATAAAAAGCCTTTATCATTTGATTTTACTTGTGCAGCTAAATAGACATTAAAGTTAGGACTACTTGACACAGAAGTATTGAGATTCTGTACTAAGGCGGCATCCCAAAAAGCATCAGATAAGTCAGCATTTTCAACGCTTTTAAGATGTTCTTCAAAGTCTTTACTTGAAATGTTTTTTATATCAAAATCAAACATAGATTCTGGAGAACCAGAGTATCTACCAGTCAGAATTGACAAAACAAACCATTTACGCACATATGTTTCTATCTCGGCAGGATTATAGTTCTGGGATTTTAGTTTGAGATACAGCATATATGCAAAGTTTAGGGCGTTTTGTGAGCGGATAAGCTTAGGAGAAATGAACCCTGCTGATTTAATTATCATTAAGAACCTCTTGAAATTGGTCTCATTAACGAAGTTTAGTATGCCTTTTTCAAGAGTGGCAAATGATTCCTTCGCTATTTCTTCTTCGTATGTCCTTGTCTCAAAATTCCTACCTGAGAGTAAACTAACCAAATCGGCTAATTTTCCTCTATTAAATTCGGATGTGAAAGCCACTCTCAATAAATCGTTATAATCAGGGTCATATAGGTCTTCTTTTTCGTTTCGTAACCATGACATCTTTTGGAAGTAGTTTGTGGTGGTAAACTCCTTGTCTACTTCAGTAATATGGGAGTAGAATTCAGGAGCAACTGCCAAATGACAGAAGTAGTCAATAAACTTTCTAAGAGTTGGGCCACCGTAACTTTCATTCGCTGCAATTTTCGACATAGCAAAATCTGCTTGGCTCAACACAACCCCTTGTGAGTTAATTCGTATGAAAATTTCTGTTACAGTTTCGATATCCAAGTCAGAATCCAACTCGATTAATCCAAGTTGTTTTTGTGTTATTTTCCTTAGATATTCTATCTTGTCAAAAATGAATTTACGGTCAATATTCTCATTTTTGGAGCAATATGTTTCGACTAAATTAAATACGTCCACATCTCCAGAAATTATTTTAGATATATCTGGCAGCCAGCTACTATCTCGCTCAATGGCTGTGTTAAGCACCTCAAATTTTTCTTTTAAAGGGTTAAAAGCTATTTTTATTTTCACTCTTTTATACTCTTTATCAATTACATGGTCTCCCAAAATCGCAGCAGTGAGTGCCGTTACACGTTGTTGTCCGTCAATAAGGATTTTCTTACCCTCTGCGGTAGTACCATCTTTTAGTTTTACATTTGGGTTACGCCAGGCAATTAAATAACCTATTGGATATCCCTGGTATAAAGAATCCATTAAATCTCTCACCTTTGTTGCATCCCAAACAAAAGGTCTTTGAATTTCGGGTATTGCTATCTCGCCTGCTTTTACCCACGAGAGAATCGTTTCTACCAAATGTTGATTGACTGAATACTTCTGCGTTTTCATCTTTTAATCACTTTTCTTTTAATCACTTTATTAGAATCAGTTCATTAAAACTTTTCTGGTATAGGTTCTTCAACCCCACCACCTTATTATTTCGACATCGAACGGTTCGAACACGAAATATTTAAATAGTTGTTCTGATACTACATAGCATCATGTTGGGTCCCTGGAGATTTTCGTCCCATAATGGAAAAGGAAGAGGTTTGCTTACCCTGTTTGTTCTTCACTCTCTGAACAAAGAGCCCAAGTCAGGCTATGGCTTGCTCAAGGAGATGGAGCAAAAGACCAAAGGATTATGGGTGCCGAGCAAGGGCACTCTTTATCCTATTTTGAGACAGTTGGAGGATGAAAAGCTGATACAGGTGGTTGAAAAAGGAAAGCGCTCCAAAAATATCTTTGAACTAACCCCCAAAGGAAAAGAAACGCTGATCGGCATAAGGGAGCACAGGAGGGAATCGAGAGAAAAACTTTTCCAGTTTAAAAATCTGTTTGTTGACATCTTCGGGGAAGAAGGGGAAGACGAAATAACAACGAAGGGCTTGATTTTTGATATGAGGAATATCATAGCTCACCTGCCTCCGGACAAAAAGAATCAAGCTGTTGCAATCCTCGAAAAATGTCTTGAGGATTTAAAGGGGATTCAGTGAATGTTTGCCATAAAGGTTGAAAACCTGACTAAAGAATTTGATGGGCTCATCGCAGTCGATAACGTATCCTTTGACATAGGAGCAGGGGAAATTTTCGGCTTGCTCGGTCCCAACGGGGCGGGCAAAACCACCATACTCTCCATGCTTTCGACGATATTGAAGCCGACCTCTGGCACCGCCGTCGTGAATGGCATGGATATACTGAAAGACGAGGACGGCGTGAGAAAATCCATCGGGATCGTTTTTCAGGACCCTAGCTTGGATGAGGAGCTGACCGCCTACGAGAACATGGATTTTCACGGTCGCCTTTACCGCATCCCCAAAAACCTACGCCAAGAAAGGATAGAGGAGCTTTTGAAACTTGTCGAATTGGAAGATAGAAAGGACGGGCTGGTGAAAACGTTTTCCGGCGGAATGAGACGCCGCTTGGAAATAGCGAGGGGCTTGCTGCACCATCCGAAAGTGCTGTTTCTGGATGAGCCCACCCTTGGCCTGGACCCGCAAACAAGAAATCGCCTCTGGCAGTATATCGAGGACCTGAACAAAGAGAAGGGCATAACCATCATAATAACGACCCATTACATGGATGAAGCCGACAGGCTTTGCGATAGGGTTGCAATAATAGATATGGGAAAGATCATCGCCCTGGACACTCCGCACAAATTAAAAGAAGATCTGGGCGGGGATGTTATTACCATAAAATCCCCTGATGCGGATAAAATTTATTCTAAGATTAAAGTCTCTTGGGTTAAACATATTGAGAGCAATGATGGCTTTGTCACAATTAACCTGGAAAATGCAGAAAAACATATTACTGAAATCGTTAATCTCTCGTCTCGTAATGATATTGATATTGAGTCCCTTTCCATTCACAAGCCCACCCTTGAAGACGTCTTTTTGAACTTTACAGGCAAAACCATAAGGGACCAAGAAGTCAACGGCAGAGAACACATGCTAATGCGTCGGAGGTTATGGAGGAGGAGATAACAGTGGATGTAGTGTACACCATCTGGCTAAGGCACATCAAACGTTATATTCGCTCCAGAAGCAGGATCGTTGGTAGTCTGGGAATGCCCCTCTTCTTTTTGCTGGTACTGGGTTTCGGGCTTAACTCAGTTGTCAACCTTCCAGGTATGGGGCAGGATTATATGGGATTTCTCATTCCAGGAATAATCTCTATGAGCGTCCTATTCACCTCGGTGTTCTCAGGCATTCAAATAATCTGGGACAAGCAGTTTGGGTTCCTGAAAGAAACGTTGGTTGCGCCCGTCTCAAGAATGGAGATCATGCTGGGTCAGACGCTGGGCGGTGCAACAACCTCACTTATTCAGGGGCTTATCATACTTGTTTTCTCATTGTTTTTGGGATTGAGCATATCAAACCTATATGGATTTTTCGTTGCATGTGCATTTATGGTGCTTATAGGACTTTCTTTTACTGCTTTTGGCATAGCGATAGCCTCAAGAATGGAGGATATGCATGGCTTTCAGCTCATTATGAATTTCGTGATCTTTCCCCTCTTCGGGCTTTCAGGGGCACTATTTCCTCTGAATAGCCTACCATCTTGGATTAAGCCCCTTACATTGATGGACCCATTGGCCTATGGCGTTGAAGGCATAAGATACGGCCTGTTGGGAACTTCTCAGATAAACCCCTATTTTTGTTGGATCGTGCTGGCCGGATTCACCATTTTTATGATGACCTTCGGCTCTTATCTGTTTAGAAAAATTCAGATATGAGGTTTTTGGAGAGCCCGCTCTACATTAAAAGGCTTCAAATGTTAGAAAGCTAGCAGAGCTATCTTTAAATATCGGCATCAAGAATATTTATCGTTCATCATGTCAGTCGTCGGGTATGTGGATTACAAGCAGAGAGAATTTTGTAACGATGTGATGTGTCCTGTCCAGTTGGCTTTGAACGCCCAAAAACGGGACTCCGAAGAATATCAAAAAATGAGGCAAACCTGTCAAACCGATTGCAAATTTACCACCTGGCAATTTCATCATTGGCTTATTGAAAAGGGTTATTTAATCGTTAGACCTGAAGACTAAAATACCATAAAATAAAACATGTGAAGGAGATGTGGATAATATGGATTGGGGTATGGAAAACAGGCTTTCAAGGCTAATTCAACCTGATGGTAGGGCTCTTTTTTTGCCCATAGATCACGGATATTTTCAAGGACCGACACGTAAATTAGAGGAGCCAGGCAAAACGGTTGAACCCCTGCTACCTTATGCAGATGCCATCATGCTTACAAGGGGAATACTGCGTACGTGTGTGGATCCCATGAACTCCAAACCGATTATTCTCAGGGTATCCGGTGGCACGAGCATGGTCGGAGAGGACTTGGCTAATGAGGGAATTATCACTTCCGTGAGAGATGTCATCAGGCTCAATGCGAGCGCAGTGTCTCTTTCCATCTTCGTTGGCAGCAAATACGAGCATGAATCGCTGCTAAATCTTTCCAACCTGGTTAACGAGTGCGAGGAGTACGGCATTCCAGTGATGGCGGTCACAGCCGTGGGTAAAGAGCTGGAAAAGCGTGAGGCACGATATCTTGCTTTATGTTGCAGGATTGCTGCCGAGTTGGGCGCAAGGGTGGTAAAAACGTACTATTGTAAAGAAGGTTTTGAAAAGGTGGTCCATGGCTGCCCCGTACCGGTGGTTATCGCTGGTGGGCCTAAGGTGGAGTCCGAGCTGGAGGTCTTCGAGTTTATTCATGACGGCATCCAGAAAGGCGCCATAGGCGTAAATTTGGGAAGAAACGTATGGCAAAATGAACACCCGGTAGCAATGATCAGGGCTATTCGATCCATAATTCATGAAGATTGCACCCCGAAAGAGGCGCATGATTTGTTCAACAGCCTTAAGAAGGGCAAGCAGTAGTTAATAATGCGCACGGAACGACTGAAGGCCACGTGCCCGACCATAAATACTCCATCAAAGGTGTTTGGGTGAAGGAGTAATAAAATGTTGTGGCGATACAGGCGAATAAAGCATGGCAGAGATAAAGACCTAAGCAAGATAAAGAGTCCTTTAGATAGTTTAGGTGTGAAGAGGTGAAAACGAAGAAATAGTTCAGATATAACACCAAAATGGAATGATATACGAACCAAGTTCTGATATAAGGAGTTATACGCAATGTTCTCATCAATATAAATGGAGGGTAATACAATGTGGCATCTGGATGACGAAACTAAATACGTGAAAGTGCACTCGTTTACTTTGCCTGAAGCATTTACCTATGCGGATACAAGAGAGGGCCAGACTGACAAGGATAAAAGAGAACGTATCCGAGCCAAAGCTGCTGAAGATTTTCCTAATAACATTCCTCCTGTTAAATGGTGGGCATTTCGTATCTCTGTCAAAAAATCGGGCAATAGGCCTTTCGATATTGAAAACGTTCCCAAGCTTATTGTAGATGCGTTCTGCGAATGGCAAATTCAGAAAGATGCGTCAGAGTATATAAAACTAGGTCTCTTTGAAGATGATACTATTGATTTCGTGAGGGTAATTGAAGTTGGTGGAATGCGGAGTCAAGAGGAGAACACCACCCAAGTGGAGATCTTCGGATGCAAGTAAGAAGAACACAGCGTATAACACAGCATAAAAGGTTCGTGCCTTACGGCACTCACCCAAATCCTTCACTCATACTCAGGACTTCCTTTATGCTGAAACCGTTAGGCGAAAGTATCTCCAATTAATGGAAGGGAACTAACATGACCAATTTAAGGACGCTCAAATACCTGCTAAATTACAATGATTTGACAGATGATTGGAACCTTTCCTATGGTATCACAAAAAACCGAAGCGATGCACTACTCACCAGTCCTAAACATTCCTTTTTTAATCCACTTTCAGAAACAGCGCTAACACTATTCTTACTTGGGAATATAGACGGATGGAAGCAAATTGGAACACTAAATATTTTCCCAAGAGATAAGGATTCTAAATGGAATAAAACTTTTTTTGATAATATTCGTTCATCCATAAATATTTTCAATAATATCCCCTCAAGAGATAATTTATGGCTTTATAACAGAGAATTTAAAGAGAAAATTTTCGGGAGTGATGAAATAGACATCCACAGATCAATTCTTTTGTTTGAATTCGAAATGATGAATAGTGCCTTTCATCCCGTGCAACGTAAGGCATTTAAAGATCTTTCTTTCGTTGCTATTAGAAATATGAGAAAATGGTCTAAGTTTGATGCTGTGCTTATAGTACCCAACGAGAAATTATTTATTTTCTTTGAATCAAAATTAACCAGCGATATCTCTCAAAATACAAAGAAATATCCATATATCAATCAAATTATGCGAAATCTTGAATCTGCTTTTCTTTTAACTAATCATCGAAACAGTCTCTACAAAGATTGGAAATTTAGATATGTTTTCATATGTCCAAGAAAAATTGATCAATATAGGTTGACGCGTTATTCTTGGGTATTAAATTCTATTGAGAAAAGTATATCTATTTTTAGGGAAATTATAAACAATGAGTATGAATCTTCAATCAATAAAGAATGCTACTCGGAATTTGAATTATTCGCAAGGCAAATTCCTAGCTGTATTATCAAAGTTTATTGGGATGATATCGGCAACATATTAGAAAGTAAAGACCGAAAATTTTTCAACAATTATCTTGACCGTTTAGAAGGTGCAGGTTTAGAAGAAGAAAAAATCGAAAACATAAAGGAAAGATTTAGAAAGGTAGGAATGAACGTCAGTTAATATGCACCAATATAAAATAACGATACCTTCGCCTAACAGATCGTATCTGGCTTCGTGCTTTCGGCACTCCGCCCCAATTCCTCGCTACGCTCGGAACTTCAGATACGCTCAGCCGTTATCTGCAATTGCGGGCAAAATAAGGGAAGAATACGGAGGGTAACTGTACGCACATAAGATGAGGGTCATAACTTGTTACAGGAGGCTGTTATATGCCTTGGGATGTTTTTATATGCTATGCGAGTGAGGACAAAGAATCTCTCGTACGACCGCTTGCTGACGAGCTACGTCGTAGAGGTCTATCGGTTTGGTATGATGAGCTTTCACTCACAGTCGGCGATAGTCTACGAAGATCGATAGATCGTGGTTTAGCGCAATCTCAATTTGGCATCGTTGTGCTTAGTACGCACTTTTTTAAGAAGGAATGGCCACAAAAAGAAGTGGATGGTTTAGTCACTCGTGAAACAGGTGGAGTCAAAGTTATACTACCAGTTTGGCACAATATTGGGAAGGAAGAGGTTGCCCGCTACTCACCCATGCTTGCTGATCGTGTTGCTGTATCCACTTCTAAAGGCTTGGAATATGTTGTTACTGAGCTGTTTCGGGCTATCCAACAAAGTAAGAAAGGGAAATCCGATACCCCCGAAGTGCAAAACTCAGCCCATCTAGAAGCTTCTTTCCACGTAGGAAATGAAGCCAATTTGATCGGAACCATAGAGGATATAGAAGCAACTGTAGATGAAGCCTTATATAGGATTGAACAAGGTTATGATCCACCATTTACAATAGAGATTGCTGCGGTAGACAATGTTAGTCGCGAGTTTGCTGAGATAAGTCAGAAAGTCTCCCCGTCACCTGAAGATCGGAGAGAAAGGATCCATCTAAAAAAAGAATTAGATCGGCTTCTTGATGCCAGAGATCGCGTTAAGCGCGGGGTATTATACATCCTTTGTGAACAGTCTCTGAAGCCTTACACATCTTCGAGTAGGAGAATCACTAGATGTATTATGGGATACTTTTGGTTGTTTTCTAGGGAGGCGCATACTCCTTTTAACCCTTGGAAGCTTGGCTTTACAGGGTATGACCTATATCGATTCCGTTCACCCAAGTTGTCTACTACCATCTGGCTGAATCAAGAAGAGGATGCCTTGGTAAGCAAACTAGATCCAACAGGCATAACTTTTCAAATGGAAGCGCGATGGACTGTCCTTGAATTGCCAGACGATGTGTTACTATATAAAGCAATCCCGCAAATTGTCTGTGAGGTAATAAAAGCTAAGGATAGACAAATTGAAAATCCTCATGGAGACAATCTGTTGGATTTATCCAAATGGTATTTCGGGTTGCACTGACACGTGGGAGTGGAGTGATAGTCAAACTCTCAAATATCATTTTGAAAGGATATGCCCGCAACAGCAGATAACACAGCATATACGCTGCTGGCTTCGCCCTTGCCCTTCGGGACATTGCTCCCTTCGGTCGCAACATCGTATATGCTAGGAGCGTTATATACAATCGGCTTCGGGACGCAAGAATTATAAATTAGTTTAATTTAAATAAATATACGGTGGGTGTAAAAATATAGGTTTTGGAACATAGGTAGATTTAAAAATGCCAGGTATATGAAGTCAATAATGCTGTTTTTCTTTTATTTTAATGATCCAACTTTTGTTTTAGCAGCAATCAAATAAAAAATAATTCTGTTGTATCTTTCTCTCTGGTTACGATACATTTAAATAAAAAACGATATTACCCCTCATTAAAAATAACGGGGGCAATTAGATATGAATTGGTTATTGACAATAGCAGTAATAATAGTGCTGATATTTGTCGGCATATTACTTTGGTTATGGAGCTTTTACAACAGAATGATTAGATCTGAGAATCGCATAGATAATGCATGGGCACAAATCGACGTACAACTTAAACGAAGAGCGGACCTCATCCCAAATCTGATGGAAACCGTCAAAGGCTACATGAATCATGAGCGTGGAACCCTTGAGGCTGTTACAAAAGCGCGGGCTTCTATAATGAGTGCGAAGACGCCACAGGAAAGCATGGATGCAAACAATATGTTAACCGGAGCATTGAAAACACTTTTTGCTGTTGCAGAAAGTTATCCTGATCTTAAAGCAAGTCAGAACTTCCTGAGTCTTCAAGACGAATTGACACATACCGAAGAGAAAATAGCCTATTCAAGACAACACTTCAACGATTCAGTATTAGTATTTAACAATACCATAGAGACGTTCCCCGGAGTGGTATTTGCTAAAAGAATGGGCAAAAAAGAAAAGCAGATGTTACAAATCCCGGAAGCATCCAGAGAAGTACCGAAA
Encoded proteins:
- a CDS encoding LemA family protein, with protein sequence MNWLLTIAVIIVLIFVGILLWLWSFYNRMIRSENRIDNAWAQIDVQLKRRADLIPNLMETVKGYMNHERGTLEAVTKARASIMSAKTPQESMDANNMLTGALKTLFAVAESYPDLKASQNFLSLQDELTHTEEKIAYSRQHFNDSVLVFNNTIETFPGVVFAKRMGKKEKQMLQIPEASREVPKVAF
- a CDS encoding toll/interleukin-1 receptor domain-containing protein, which gives rise to MPWDVFICYASEDKESLVRPLADELRRRGLSVWYDELSLTVGDSLRRSIDRGLAQSQFGIVVLSTHFFKKEWPQKEVDGLVTRETGGVKVILPVWHNIGKEEVARYSPMLADRVAVSTSKGLEYVVTELFRAIQQSKKGKSDTPEVQNSAHLEASFHVGNEANLIGTIEDIEATVDEALYRIEQGYDPPFTIEIAAVDNVSREFAEISQKVSPSPEDRRERIHLKKELDRLLDARDRVKRGVLYILCEQSLKPYTSSSRRITRCIMGYFWLFSREAHTPFNPWKLGFTGYDLYRFRSPKLSTTIWLNQEEDALVSKLDPTGITFQMEARWTVLELPDDVLLYKAIPQIVCEVIKAKDRQIENPHGDNLLDLSKWYFGLH